In the genome of Dyadobacter fermentans DSM 18053, the window CATAATTCATTGAGTATGAAAGCTTCGTCTTGATATTATATTTGTTGATATGTCCTTCCATTCCACCATGAAAGGCAATAACCCTGTTGTTTACGAAATATTCGTCCTGCCGGTACCGAAGATTGCTTCGACCCTCATGGCGAGGTGTAACAAATGGATTGCCGATTCCGACCCCTTTGTAAGACCATCCGGAAGCGTACATGAAGTTATTGTAATATTGTTCGTCGCCAGATTTCGTGACAGGTGACCATAATTCCCCCGCTTGATTTTTGGAATAGAAGAGTTCCAACACAATCTTCTCCCACCCAGACCTTGATGCGATCTTGTTTTTCAAGGAGATCCCGGTCAGGCCGTCACGCACATTTGCCAGACGCGCCAGTGCCCCCACATCATAAAACTGTTGCCTGTAAACAAATAAGTGCGCGTTATTCCAGTCATAAGTAATTCCCAGATCAATGGAGCCCAGCTGATTTCCCAGCTTAGTCTTAAAATTCTGAGATCCAACCCACGTTTTCCCGGTTACAGCATGGTAAAACGATTCGAATTTATCCAGATTGAAATCTCTTAGGAATTTCCTTTCATTACCATACATTACCTGGTGGTTGAAGCCGGCAATTACATTTAATCGCCACTCCGGCTTGCCCAGTCTGCCGTAGAGCGATTTCTGGTGAAAATAAGATTTTACTTCTTTTACACTTTCTATGTAGTTGAACGGGTCAGAATGATTAATCGGAGTCGTGCCGAACCAGCCGTAAACAAAATTCCCTTTGAAAGCTAACAGGCCCTCCCAAATTGGTATCCTGTAAAACTCCGGAATGGCAATTTGCAGTTTGGGGATACCAAGAGCATTACCCGAAACAGCGAAAGCCCCGGTCGATAAAGTACTGTCTGCCAGTCCCATCATATCTTTGGATCTCCCTGCTCTCAGCTCAAAGATTCCTAACCTGGCTTTTGCGTAAGCTTCAATAAGCAGTAAGTCAGTCCGATTACCTAAATTGAAGCGCCCCTCCACAGCCGTTCCCCAATCAAAAAACTTCTTTTCCGGATTAGATGTGTAGTCCCTGGAAATTCGTCCAATCCATGCTGTTGAAGGCCCGTCTAATGGAACGCTGCCAAATTGATTTGCTCGCATCCAAAAAGGGACATGGTTGTCGGAAGTGACAATACCCTGAGCCTCGAGACTTGCCTTGAATTGCCTGGAAAGGCTGTCTTCGGCCGAAATATTGGTATTACCACGTGCATCTACATCCGTCTTGATTTCACCGAGCTGACGGGTGGTGACTGCCATAACGTCTGAGCAGACCGATGATATTGAACAAATTGTGGATGCTATTAAGAATTTGTAATTCATTTTACGGATGCTTTTTTGTTTATTTTAGGGCAAAATGATCAGCAATTAGTCCCTGTCAATCATTGAAGGGAATCGACTTACTTGAATCTGAAAAGGAATGCTTCCCCAACACGTGTCGAGTCTCGTAGCATTGCACTTCGGTTTGAGATACGGAACATCTTTTCGGCGTTTTTTGAAGGTCCCATCAAACTGTCCAGCTGGTATATCTGTACTTCTTTATTGCTAACTGGAAATTGGACGGCTTCATCTAAGGAAAGAAAGACGCAAAGAATGTCATTGGTGCCCGGCTTTCTACCCCACAAAAGGCCACTTGACATTCCAGCCGTGGGACTCTTATACTCATTATTAAGAAATATCCTGTCGTTTAGGGGGGTGTCATTCAAATTTTCCCAGTTGGGTAATACCCGAATCAACTTTAACCGGGCAGGAACCTCCGCAATATTCTTAAAGTCCGGCATGTTTCCTGTGCCGCCAAACCTCCCGTACCACGAAAACCAGGCGCCGTTAATTGCCATTGTAGCCGCAATCGTCCTGTTCTCCACTTCTCCAAAAACATTTGGCGTGGTGCTTGCCAATTGACTTTTCTTAATTTTGCCTGAACTTAAAATTCTCGGATCCGAAACAAATTTCAAATCACTTGCTTCCTGACATAACAAATCGGGCATGATGGAATCCGGAACATTATGGGTTGCTACCACTTTTACCCAATCATCATAAATCTTGGCGGGTTCCATAATTATTCTTGCGTCGGGATAACGTTGCCGCATAGCGGCGAAAAGCACCTGGTAGTAAGCGGTTCGACCGCGGGTGTAAGATGGTTTACTCTGCTGGCGTAAAGTTTGGTTTTTACTTTGCCAGTATTCCAGTGTCACTTGTTTTCCACCCTTTTGAGCGGGGGCACTCCAGAAGTCACCGGTTAATTGGGGAACGTCCCATGCGAATCCGGCGAACTTGAATTTCGGATTTCGTGATTCTATTTCTCTCACTTTTTTCAATATTTCCTGCACCGCCCAATTCACGACATCTTTGTTTCGGAAGTCCAGCTCGACAGAAAAGTCAGTTTCGTTAAAGAACCAGCCAGTTGCCATATTACGAGGAAATTGTTGGTCTGGCTCGCTTACGGTACAGTGCTGCTCATAAAAGCGAACATCCTTTTCAGGATAGGTTCGGTTTAGGCTTAGGGTCCGCTTATAGATTGTATACTCGGGAGACTCAAGGTAAAAATGTAAGTTATCTGACAGGGGGTCATTCTCCATGCCCTGCTGATAAAATACATATCGATATCCCATATTTCGCGCGTAGACGAGATTGTCATGCGCTTTTCCTCTCCATGCAATCCCATAAAAGTTTTTAAATGTTTCGTGCTGCGCAAAGCACCTGCCACACCAGGATACAATTAGTAGGATCGTAAATAGTTTAAATCGTGTTCTCAGAGAGACCATATCTTCGAGGTTATTCCTGTTACACTACCGTTTACCGCAGGCGCGTTCGTACACTTCCAAAGTTTGCCGAGCTATTTGTGCCCAGTCATACCTGCTCATATCGTAGTTCTGTAAGGGTGAATGATTCGATATCTTTTCGCGTATCTTTTTGGCTAAACTGTCGATATTTCCTACTTCGAAATAGAAATCTTGGGGAAGGCAAACTTCTTTATTGGCGTCGATATCGCTAGCCAGAATATCTAGTTGGTAACTCATTGCCTCCAATAAGGAAATCGGGAGGCCTTCATAGAATGAGGGTAGAATAAACAGGCGGGCGGATGTATACAATTGGTAAAGTTTTTCTCCTTTGATAAACCCAGTTAAAACAATTCCATTTTTCCTGGCTGTATCTTTCAGGGTCGATGAGTATGGTGACTCATGATCTGCATCTCCTGCTATCACTAGCTTATAATCGTTACTCACATTTGATTGCAAGTAGGCTTGAATTAGGTAGTCGAAACCTTTTTCAGGTACGAAGCGGCCCAATGTAAATATGTACTTGCCCTTTTTCAGACCCAGACTTTCCAGGTAATCCGTTTCCTGATTTTTATTTGCTGTGGGCACTCCGTTAGGAATCAGAACAAAGTCACTACGATTATATTTCCTTTCGATAAGAGAACCAATTCCCTCTGAAATTACGATCACCTTATTTGCGTAACGAACACCAGCTTGTTCGCCAAGCTGTAAAACTTTCTTTGCCAGATTGCCCCATTTTTTCCTTTCGTAGTCAGGGCCATGATGGGTCATCACTACGTTCAGCCCGAGCAAGCGTGCGAAAGGCGTCATGATTGACGGGCCTACCGCATGTATATGCAGAATGTCAGGCCGTTTCCACGCCGCATAAACAACCGACAGAAAAGTATGCAAGAAAGCTTCCAGCGATTTGCTCCTGGGAGAAAATAAAGTAACGATCTTCACTCCCTGATATTCTGAGATATCATTGGTCGGATCTACAAAGCCGCTTCTTCTGATAATTGTGACATCGTGCCCGGCGCCAGCGTCTGCTATTAAAGGAAAAATTTCCTGGCAATGCGTTTCAACCCCGCCTTGAATATTTGGAATACCACGTGTTCCCGTGACAATAATTTTCATTAGCTTTCAATTAATTGGACATAAGATTCTCTGAACTTATCCATCGAGAATTCGTTGATGAGGTGTTCCTTGCTTTTCTTACCCATTTCAGCCCTTCTGTCAGGATCGGTAATGAGGCATTGCAGCTTGCCAGCAATCGCATCGACATCCTTCACATCGCAGAGAAATCCATTTAGGTTCTCTTGGATCAATGCGTTGTTGTCGCCCACGTTCGTTGCAACAATGGGGAGATCCGCATTCATTGCCTCCATAATCGAATTACTGGTGCCTTCAAAAAGCGAAGTCGACAGGTAGATATGAGAGCGGTTGAGTAATTCCGGAATATTATTTGGATTAATATGAACTTCCACAATCTCCGTTAAATTCAAAAGCTTGATCTGCGCACGAATTTCTTGCTCAAGTTCGCCATATCCCACGATGGTGAAAATGATGTTCGCACTATTACTTTTTAACGAAGCGATTACCTTTAATGCAGTATTGTAGTCCTTCTGTGCCACAAATCGACCCACCGTAATAATGCGGGTTACATTATCCTCGGGTTTTTTAGTGTACGCTGAAATATTTTCAAAGCAGTTTGGGATGACGACCATTTTTTCGTTCGCAAAGCCTTGCGTCAAAAAGTAGCTCTTGCCTGAATGGCAGTTCAGGACGGTCCGCGTTGCATATCGATTGGTTATGAAGCGATCCGCAATTGCCTTGGCAGGGGGAAGGTAAGCGTTTCGTATGCCGGGAAAATAGCTCTTTACACCGGCAACTTTCCCTGCAAGCGCTGCAAATGCGTTGGCGGCAGTCAAATAACTGAAAATACAATCTACCCGATTTGATTTCAAGTAATTTGTTAATTGGGAAAAGCGACTGAACAGGTTGCCGTGGCATTTAAGAACATTGATCCTTGGGTTTTGAGATAACAGATCCATGTATTGTTGATGTACGTACTGATCATTGAAAACTACATACGTTACATTATACAATTTACATAATGATATGGCTAGCAGCACAGACTGTTTTTCAGCGCCACCGCTTGTGAGATTTTTGACTAAAACAACAATATTCACGTGATTCGGAGTTGATGAGTGATTACAAAGCTGAGTACATTTTTTTATAATAGGCAGCCTTTTGGTCAGCGCTCATTTTCTTGGTTTCGCGAACATCCTTTTGAATCTTTTGATAGTATTCATCGGTGGTTTTAATCACGCGTGCAGGTATGCCCACAGCAACGGAGTTAGAAGGGATGTCTTTCGTGACTACTGACATAGCACCCACGACCACATTGTCTCCGATTGTTACGCCAGGCAAAATGATGGTTCCGTAGCCGAGGTAAACGTTGTCGCCTATCGTAACAGTCTTGATGATATCCCAAGTCGGATGCTGATCCCTGAATATCCAAACCCCTCCATCATGCGTCTCAAAATGGACCTTTGTGGCTGAGACGTGGTTACCGATCTTTACAAGGTAGGGTTCGGTGCTGAAAGAGATTTTGTAAAACCTGCATCTTTCTCCCACCGTCGCGCCTAGCTCTCTTGCCCACTTTACCGGGTTGAAGAGCCTTAGATATAACAAATATATTTTTTTCATGTCTGAAAATATTAAGAATAGAACGTTGAGTTATAGACGCAAAACCAAGCAAACAAGCAACACTATTTAAGCTTTAAGTGGTGTTTATGGAGCAGATTAACTTTCATAAAGCTGGTAGTAATTATTCCCACATACCTCTATTGAAAAATTTTCGGTATAGAGCCGATTGATTTCACTCTTATCGATACCATCTTTGTTTAAAAGAAATTTTTTCAATGTCTTGATATACTGTTCCTCGCTGAAGTCACTGGATACAAATCCTGTTTTACCGTTTTCTATGATATCGACAACACCACTAACCGGAGTGCTTACCAGCGTACAACCGCAAGCCAGCGCCTCAATAAGTGTGATTGGCATACCTTCAAATAGCGACGAAATACAGTAAACATCACATAAAAAGAAGTAGTCTGCTACGTTTTTTTTGGGACCCAGGAATTGAATGTTCTCATCACTCATTTCCTTCAAGGCTTTGCCCAGGTCAGAATTGTCATAACCATCCCCGATGATCATGAGCTTCAATTTAAATCCTTGGATACGTAGGGCCTTTACTGAATTAATGAGCAGACCAAGATTCTTTTGTGAGGAACACTTTGCAATTGTAAGCAGTAATGTATTGTCCTCTTTGCGAAACGCATCTGTATATGACTTGGCTTCATGGAAAAGATTGGTCTTTTCGGGACGAGACCTGCCGTTATAAACAATTGTATCATTAGAAAGCCCTGTGTACGCTCTATATGATTTGCTATTAGTCACGGATATAGTAGCCACCTTTATCAAATCAAGTCTGGATAGAAACTTGACTATATATTTTAGCTTTCCAGGTAGGTCTACTCTCGCAATATTGTGTACCGTGTAGACATACTTACATCTCTTGTACAGTAATATCGTCAACAGGAGGTAGTCAAGGACACAATGAATATGAACAACATCGGGTTTTAAAAATTTGATTTTTTTATAAAGCTCGATGAGATAAGAGAAATTAAACCCATCCTCAAAGTTCATTTTAACGACCTTTACGGGCTTGTCCAGCTCAGAGACATAAAAGTCTTCGTTTCGTTCGCTTCGGCTTTTAAGTATGATTACCGTGACCTCATCTTCCCGCCTGAGTGCAAACTGGTTGCATAGTTCTACCACCAAACGCTCGGCCCCCCCAGGATTAAGCGCGTGGATTGTTTGTATTATTTTCATTTTGAAAAATTTGAGGGTTTTATCTGGAATGACTAGTGTCGCGTTTGCAAGCTTTTTACAGAAATTGCTTAGATAGTGTTAAGAAAATTTAATGCATTCTCTCGCTTCTTGACTATTACAGCTGGTACCCCCGCAACCATGCAATTATCCGGAACGTCTTTTGTTACTACCGAATTTGCCGCCACTACCACGTTGTTCCCTATTCGAACATTGCCTAAAACTTTGCTGCCTAGTCCCAGGAAACAATTGTCCCCAATGCGAGGCGCCTCACCCCGTTCATTTTGGCCGATGGTGACGCCGGGGTAGACACAAAGGTTCTTTCCAATCCTTGCCTTGCCATTGATAATAATATGTCCAAAGTGATAGAAGATAATACCTGGCCCACATGTATTTAAACCGATTTGAAAACCAAGCTTGTAAGAGAGCGCCCGCATCTTGTATGTATGATAACCTTTTAGTATCCTGTGTGACAATGCTCGTCCTGAATTATTCAAGTAGTACTCAGCGTGTCGGAGATGATACAAATACCTAACGATATATGCTTCTTGCCGTTTGAGAACGTAATCAGCAAACGTGGCCTGATAGAACTTTTTGTCCTCATTTAGATAATTTCTTAAGTCGGTCTTGCTAAGTATCATGTTCTGTCTGGAATGACTATGAACTTTTTATTTTGAGTAGATAGTAATAGCTTTTTAAAAACGAGTCTAATAAAAAATAGACATTGCTTTTCTGTACATTTTCATACACCCGGGCAAGAAACTTATTGGATATGCCGAAATTTATATCGGCACAGTCGGGATTTATTGCTCTAAACTTCCGTAGGTTAATTTTTCGCTCGCTGTATTGATATCTGCCTGATAGGAACAGGACACTGTGAAAATTGCTACACAGGCTCATGTAATTTGAATAGAAAAGCTTGGAAGGATTTAATCCGGAGCTAGTGAGCTCGTGTGACAGCTGATTAAGCTTTGAATACACGAAAATAATGTCTTCACACGTATTCCGGAATTTGTTAATACGAAACCCATCTCGCCAGTAATGGTAAGACGGTGCTCGTGACACCTTGACGTTGTTAACAAAGCGAAGATATGATAGTACGAACAAAGTGTCTTCTCCCAGCCTTACTGAGGTGTCAAAAAGAACACTGTTTTCTAAAATAATGCGCTTGTCGAAAAGTTTTCCCCAAACTGGACGAACTAAATGATGATTAATGATTTGATTTATGATAACGGTTGAATTTCCAAATGAGCCGGCACCAGGTTCAAGGTCTATTGTTTCTTCTATCGTCGATTTGCCGTCTTGGTGAATGGTGCATCCACAAATGGAAAAATCAGCATTTGAATCGTACAAGTTCAGGAGGTAATCTGAATCTACGAAATCATCTGCATCAATGAAAGTTATAT includes:
- a CDS encoding glycosyltransferase family 4 protein, with translation MNIVVLVKNLTSGGAEKQSVLLAISLCKLYNVTYVVFNDQYVHQQYMDLLSQNPRINVLKCHGNLFSRFSQLTNYLKSNRVDCIFSYLTAANAFAALAGKVAGVKSYFPGIRNAYLPPAKAIADRFITNRYATRTVLNCHSGKSYFLTQGFANEKMVVIPNCFENISAYTKKPEDNVTRIITVGRFVAQKDYNTALKVIASLKSNSANIIFTIVGYGELEQEIRAQIKLLNLTEIVEVHINPNNIPELLNRSHIYLSTSLFEGTSNSIMEAMNADLPIVATNVGDNNALIQENLNGFLCDVKDVDAIAGKLQCLITDPDRRAEMGKKSKEHLINEFSMDKFRESYVQLIES
- a CDS encoding glycosyltransferase, whose product is MKIIQTIHALNPGGAERLVVELCNQFALRREDEVTVIILKSRSERNEDFYVSELDKPVKVVKMNFEDGFNFSYLIELYKKIKFLKPDVVHIHCVLDYLLLTILLYKRCKYVYTVHNIARVDLPGKLKYIVKFLSRLDLIKVATISVTNSKSYRAYTGLSNDTIVYNGRSRPEKTNLFHEAKSYTDAFRKEDNTLLLTIAKCSSQKNLGLLINSVKALRIQGFKLKLMIIGDGYDNSDLGKALKEMSDENIQFLGPKKNVADYFFLCDVYCISSLFEGMPITLIEALACGCTLVSTPVSGVVDIIENGKTGFVSSDFSEEQYIKTLKKFLLNKDGIDKSEINRLYTENFSIEVCGNNYYQLYES
- a CDS encoding acyltransferase, with translation MKKIYLLYLRLFNPVKWARELGATVGERCRFYKISFSTEPYLVKIGNHVSATKVHFETHDGGVWIFRDQHPTWDIIKTVTIGDNVYLGYGTIILPGVTIGDNVVVGAMSVVTKDIPSNSVAVGIPARVIKTTDEYYQKIQKDVRETKKMSADQKAAYYKKMYSAL
- a CDS encoding capsule assembly Wzi family protein produces the protein MAVTTRQLGEIKTDVDARGNTNISAEDSLSRQFKASLEAQGIVTSDNHVPFWMRANQFGSVPLDGPSTAWIGRISRDYTSNPEKKFFDWGTAVEGRFNLGNRTDLLLIEAYAKARLGIFELRAGRSKDMMGLADSTLSTGAFAVSGNALGIPKLQIAIPEFYRIPIWEGLLAFKGNFVYGWFGTTPINHSDPFNYIESVKEVKSYFHQKSLYGRLGKPEWRLNVIAGFNHQVMYGNERKFLRDFNLDKFESFYHAVTGKTWVGSQNFKTKLGNQLGSIDLGITYDWNNAHLFVYRQQFYDVGALARLANVRDGLTGISLKNKIASRSGWEKIVLELFYSKNQAGELWSPVTKSGDEQYYNNFMYASGWSYKGVGIGNPFVTPRHEGRSNLRYRQDEYFVNNRVIAFHGGMEGHINKYNIKTKLSYSMNYGTYGSSPIGTSLGKDRFVIDPPYFEKVNQFSGYLEVSRSFAKDWQCGIAGAFDSGQLLYNSFGLLINVKKSLRF
- a CDS encoding glycosyltransferase family 2 protein, which codes for MDTSNRKPISVIVPIYNGEKTLERCIESIKQQAFVDFEVILVNDGSSDLSQKICEETCSADFRFKVLTISNGGVSNARNVGIRHASGDYITFIDADDFVDSDYLLNLYDSNADFSICGCTIHQDGKSTIEETIDLEPGAGSFGNSTVIINQIINHHLVRPVWGKLFDKRIILENSVLFDTSVRLGEDTLFVLSYLRFVNNVKVSRAPSYHYWRDGFRINKFRNTCEDIIFVYSKLNQLSHELTSSGLNPSKLFYSNYMSLCSNFHSVLFLSGRYQYSERKINLRKFRAINPDCADINFGISNKFLARVYENVQKSNVYFLLDSFLKSYYYLLKIKSS
- a CDS encoding serine O-acetyltransferase codes for the protein MILSKTDLRNYLNEDKKFYQATFADYVLKRQEAYIVRYLYHLRHAEYYLNNSGRALSHRILKGYHTYKMRALSYKLGFQIGLNTCGPGIIFYHFGHIIINGKARIGKNLCVYPGVTIGQNERGEAPRIGDNCFLGLGSKVLGNVRIGNNVVVAANSVVTKDVPDNCMVAGVPAVIVKKRENALNFLNTI
- a CDS encoding glycosyltransferase family 4 protein, producing the protein MKIIVTGTRGIPNIQGGVETHCQEIFPLIADAGAGHDVTIIRRSGFVDPTNDISEYQGVKIVTLFSPRSKSLEAFLHTFLSVVYAAWKRPDILHIHAVGPSIMTPFARLLGLNVVMTHHGPDYERKKWGNLAKKVLQLGEQAGVRYANKVIVISEGIGSLIERKYNRSDFVLIPNGVPTANKNQETDYLESLGLKKGKYIFTLGRFVPEKGFDYLIQAYLQSNVSNDYKLVIAGDADHESPYSSTLKDTARKNGIVLTGFIKGEKLYQLYTSARLFILPSFYEGLPISLLEAMSYQLDILASDIDANKEVCLPQDFYFEVGNIDSLAKKIREKISNHSPLQNYDMSRYDWAQIARQTLEVYERACGKR